Genomic window (Melioribacteraceae bacterium):
TCGCCATACTTCGACCTTGCTCAGTATGACTTGCATCAAGCTTCACTTCATAATTGCCCGCTGATTGTTTTTGATTTACAAGAACGGCTACCTCTTTTCCCAATATGTCAAACACACGTAGAGACGTCATATTTGACGTCTCTACACCAGCTGGGATTGAATATTTTATTGTGGTTATTGGATTAAATGGATTGGGGTAATTCTGATATAATGCAAATTCGGTTGGAATATTATTTTCATCTTCTTGAATGTCTGTAACAACGATTGTCCCTTTTGAAAAATAAACATCTTTATTATCATTTCTATTATCTGACCAGACCGCATAAAGAACATCATTTTGATCTATAGCAATTGATAAATTCTTTGAATCGCTATTCACGTCGTTTATGAATACTGATTCGGGAAATGTATTTCCCTGGTCAATAGATTTTGCGCAAAAAATACCATTTTTTTGTTCCGTAAATTGTGGGTAACCCAAATAAATATCACCCTTTTTATTCATCACTAATTTAGGTGAGCCCCATCCTCCTACAGCAATTTCCTTCTCAGCACCAAAAGTAGTTCCTCCATTTGTTGATTTAGAGAATAAAATTCTTCTATTTGCTCCAGTATCATCTGTTTCTTCTCTCCATATTACATAAACATTTGAACCCGCAACAGCAATTGATGGAGCCGTTCTAAGTTTATCTCTGCTTCCATTGATATCATTCACCATAATGTTGGGAGAAAAACTTAAGCCGTTATCAACAGATTTAGCCCAATAAATATCTGTTCCATCACCTCCTCTTCTACCATCATTCCAAATGCAGTATATTACCCCCGCATCATCCAAATACATTGAGTGAGGTGAATCAAATTTAGTTTTGATTACAGGTACAGTATTTATTGGATATGGATTTTCGAATGAGGTTCCGCCATTAGTCGATCGAGCAAAGTATACTTCAAGTGTACTGTTTTCCTTCATTGCGTAGTAAGAAACATATACATGACTGTTATGAACTTTAATTGTGGCAAATAATCCATGCGGTGATACTGTTACCGGAGATGAAAAAGTTGCCCCTCCATCTATCGATTTTGCGAAGAAAATGCCATCCGGCATTTCACCACCCGCAGCTATTCCACTCCATGCAACGTAAACAACTCCGGCAGTATCACAAGTTATTGATCCAAAAAGTTGAGGCTGATCTCCTCCTACTTTAACCCCATCACTAAAAGTCACACCTCCATCCGTTGATTTTGAGACATAGGAGAAATATCCGCCTCCCATATTCTGCCAAAGCACAAAAATATTACTACCATTGATGGCAATTGAATTACTGCCATCATTATTTTGCTCACCTTCTAAAATGTGGTTCACTTTTTTATTTGTCTGGAAATTTTGCGCTGGGTTTGTATAAAAGAAAGGATAAATAAAAACAATTAATAATATTGTTAGAGATATTACAGAGTGGGATAATAATTTCTTGCGTTGCATAGTTCCTCCTTTGTAGGGTTTTGGCACCAACAAATTGACTAAATTCAAAAAAATTATCTGTTTCAATAAAGGAATATGACCTACGATTTATATTAAACCTCTTTTAGAGAGGTAAATCGAT
Coding sequences:
- a CDS encoding T9SS type A sorting domain-containing protein, whose product is MQRKKLLSHSVISLTILLIVFIYPFFYTNPAQNFQTNKKVNHILEGEQNNDGSNSIAINGSNIFVLWQNMGGGYFSYVSKSTDGGVTFSDGVKVGGDQPQLFGSITCDTAGVVYVAWSGIAAGGEMPDGIFFAKSIDGGATFSSPVTVSPHGLFATIKVHNSHVYVSYYAMKENSTLEVYFARSTNGGTSFENPYPINTVPVIKTKFDSPHSMYLDDAGVIYCIWNDGRRGGDGTDIYWAKSVDNGLSFSPNIMVNDINGSRDKLRTAPSIAVAGSNVYVIWREETDDTGANRRILFSKSTNGGTTFGAEKEIAVGGWGSPKLVMNKKGDIYLGYPQFTEQKNGIFCAKSIDQGNTFPESVFINDVNSDSKNLSIAIDQNDVLYAVWSDNRNDNKDVYFSKGTIVVTDIQEDENNIPTEFALYQNYPNPFNPITTIKYSIPAGVETSNMTSLRVFDILGKEVAVLVNQKQSAGNYEVKLDASHTEQGRSMASGVYFYKLQVGNYISVKKLVLMK